The proteins below come from a single Mytilus edulis chromosome 5, xbMytEdul2.2, whole genome shotgun sequence genomic window:
- the LOC139523380 gene encoding chromodomain-helicase-DNA-binding protein 8-like isoform X18 yields the protein MSDNGMLSLFDTDGGFLEDLATDNGLAGTGSLLDAGGILGQMNPVMNTQPQQPQMFNQQMGGMQTNQFNNMQMQPPNVAQQNQFMTNTFNQQQNQFNTTKLHHFGGQQQQPGTAAHVMVLQQNNQSMAQRAPMQVIRTNMQPSPGFQNYGSMTTANGPRLPNPHQQQIGIQQNMPRMWNPNQNGPSQQAYVQQLPNQQPRLQNIQQIPGNGLQTTYLTQHNYALSKDNNIPQNRYQDGMPSTPNANVFMQGMKSPTGNMRPNVPMSSPNNNLIKNVTNISQSPRPPQQQMMINRTSTFQTQQNINSVNIPNFSSSQQQVQQPFQNSFNLPNIQNVGQINAGSVNVPSSSFQQFTYQQPQQQMPNQNTMASEMQMSQNINDKSSNMIPFQNTSPNQNVQFRPTYTVGTPQRTITPSASPRPTPSPARTPDLNAHTSPNSQGNLNQLVSPTMVSRPNTTPASSPFHVPNRSDANIAVSQAQILTNSFGNISNTNTVSVNNQSNTLPNQLVSVSVGQTNLNSMGQMSPSVGQVKNVNVEIYQLQQQIQQLHNQPQTQQTQQQMLDLQERVRTLRAQQELNSQRQKQQAAQSFPTYQIQNQQMQPSPQRPAIIQVQQPQLQPRQQIVQIQQPFPNQQQPIQQQQMQPQGQRILLVSNNMAGQPQRFLQTMSQAPGQQFVQQPQQKVVLIQQQQAQPGQQIRLIAQGQPQNQMPPSSMAMGSGNVPMSVVQIQLPQKTDILPKLEDDEEGGDKSVQKVKAQEKANQIVAEAVAKAQAAGNTQIPKVMTPPPIPSTVGDAEAPGSEEDGKKKSAKKRPKKKGKASKDKKEFDDDGESKEKKSKVERPKSVKKKKKPPATFLKSKKRKRNGSSDGSDVEIKITPPPSPENDEDSGIQKRRSARNTKRKKYLDEVDLNLSDDDTLDVDTEAAVSDTVNATGGAVTKPVPFLSSVETTVAVPLEEESMVVEKILGARMRKLDKDIDVVNDDEEAQPEEEVEEYFVKYKNFSYLHCEWKTITELERDKRIHMKLKRFRAKREHLDLFETVDEDELFNPDYVEVDRVMEVSVTSDPVTEEEVTHFLVKWRGLPYEDSTWELQQDVDPEKVKLFYKFRDPPPEEDREVPARPSRDEWVQIPETKTYKGGNTLREYQLEGVNWLTFNWYKHQNCILADEMGLGKTIQSITFLHEIVEYGIKGPFLVVVPLSTLGNWQREFETWTDMNAIVYHGSNTSKFMLQEYEMFYKDEERQRIPDLTKFTVLVTTFEIIISDCELLSSIDWRCLIIDEAHRLKNKKCKLMEGLRYVDCEHRVLLTGTPLQNNVEELFSLLNFLEPEQFNSSQTFLAEFGNLRTDDQVDKLKALLKPMMLRRLKEDVETSLAAKEETIIEVELTNIQKKYYRAILERNFTFLSKGSTTSANVPNLLNTMMELRKCCNHPYLVKGAEDMIIRETKEKENKPELDMFDIHRLMVQSSGKLVLMDKLLPKLKQGGHKVLIFSQMIKVLDILEDYLIQRRYLYERLDGRITGIMRQEAIDRFSKPDSDRFVFLLCTRAGGLGINLTAADTVIIYDSDWNPQNDLQAQARCHRIGQSKAVKVYRLITRNSYEREMFDRASLKLGLDKAVLQSMGGDKAANPREQLTKKEIEELLRKGAYGALMDDDKAGDDFCEEDIDQILQRRTQVIQIESEGKGSTFSKASFTMSENRDDIDINDPNFWQKWAKKADVNADEDKNELIVEVPRQRKQTARYGNDEAALEMSELESSSDDEEGGGNDEDGEGKGRGRGKKGKKGRRGRGRDSDDDFDARGAAGEMYSRSDCFKVEKNLLVYGWGRWTDIVSHGRFKRILAAKDVETIARALLMYSLKVYKGDEKIKEFIWDLISPANDGSLKNHSGLSAPVPRGRKGKNKPTKKEKESEHEIEMAKYHIDPESVLKDTGYKRHLHRHANKVLLRVRLLYYLREEIIGHAADKINKGLDVSEIDIPRANVEGDPPTLWWDGLSDRSLLIGVFKHGYEKYNRMRNDPLLCFLSRCGPPAGAALAAEQNDDDDDDMDDTKGNISTLKDEDEDTCTSVISNQDSNMAKETPNVTTEGGDDDGEKLPWPTMSDLNTRLRRIITSFQRSHKRQMLKDAQRAKRMERRERYDVVSRYKDEEKIQYQQSHWTRREESDFYRIISTFGVEFDLFTGRYKWDRFRTLARLEKKHDDTLTEYFQAFYHMCMRVCKKFKNDDDALPPNNIYVEPISEERASRSLARIDLLNKIRTETLAHPKFDERVKLCQTSYDLPSWWICGKHDKDLLRGAARHGVVRTDEFILNDPALSFKDVFRNKRPYVNSPHFMQSPGASQTPVKVKNKEEETELEIKAMIEKIKRESNKDKPESDPQDVKKEQTSPDKKSDDLEHDLDKDMKKEVNSPDKKTNDSEQDEEEENRTSSPDSNKELKKDIKTEVKVESESDIKEEANSDQDCQEKSEDLSVVKKSVVDNDDDEATDIEHDVSDNETTNDTEVKSEDQNDSEKSPVKVKSEKSPEKVKSPGDIKTEDEEKDSEDLYTEVKKEKVKEEDSEKFTKEDVELQKLINEEDNLDPRLSAIPADFLQWPKDRVIFHRLEHICYCVETGEWPFPKRMSNIPMNYDSRSATPLGSSTPRDDQDLSQSDAGDSVYDGIKGDGLKMTFHKRNAKEQKFDGRMAHLLNQSAAGSSDNDSQSESLTPRSQTPADLLSNGSGPEFDPVLLQRSMMEHALMFPGSRQRRGRKRKAEKMAELAMQEALARREHSKNVVGHDPESRVPVINLEDGSRLSGDEAPQKKDLEKWLDEHPGYMIADCEEDFYDDIPRRGRKSRLDPSMIDPMMMTGEENVSVVNRITGKKITGAKAPPLKYLTEWLEQNPLYDVDSKWSDIVRSKVNLPKSLQSRVVTPSRGRKPKDTLSSSMMGSDIPFSAASLAGLSGFHSPGLMSMSGLPKLPLGMPFGALPNFGLGNPLLGMAGYLPGLTASHSKDTESSSKDRKSPKCKESSKSESKSPSIPHPSFPFMYNPMLLNPLFAAQAQSLGFSLPTSLPTSFGALAHSGLMNGSTADSDLEEGEIKRFSQKERRGSSSGLQDAPQDLSVKAKHHHEGGSKHRREKKHSSHSSDHHDKSSSASKQYSASIQQDEPTDLSMKSKPSTPDSAKSKPKIQSSFKLSKIVDTLKDKVNKMEDRSRKDRKSKLDSILNKLVEDKELGGQDRKSVDEDGSVDLSIGSDTKCDDISKDEEDKC from the exons ATGTCAGATAATGGAATGCTTAGTTTATTTGATACTGATGGAGGCTTTCTTGAAGATTTGGCCACAGATAATGGTTTGGCAGGGACTGGATCGTTGTTGGATGCAGGTGGAATTTTGGGTCAAATGAACCCAGTAATGAATACTCAGCCACAACAGCCACAAATGTTTAATCAGCAAATGGGTGGCATGCAGACAAACCAATTCAACAACATGCAGATGCAGCCTCCAAATGTTGCTCAGCAAAATCAGTTCATGACAAATACTTTTAATCAACAACAGAATCAATTTAATACCACCAAACTACATCATTTTGGTGGTCAACAACAGCAGCCAGGAACTGCTGCTCATGTCATGGTTCTTCAACAAAACAACCAATCTATGGCACAACGGGCACCGATGCAGGTTATTCGCACGAACATGCAACCGTCACCTGGATTTCAAAATTATGGAAGCATGACCACTGCTAACGGTCCACGGTTGCCAAACCCACATCAGCAACAAATTGGAATACAACAGAACATGCCAAGAATGTGGAACCCTAACCAGAATGGACCTAGTCAACAAGCTTATGTACAACAACTGCCAAATCAACAGCCCAGATTGCAAAACATACAGCAAATACCAGGGAATGGCTTACAGACAACCTACCTCACTCAACACAACTATGCCTTATCTAAAGATAATAATATCCCACAGAATCGATACCAAGACGGTATGCCCTCAACACCTAATGCAAATGTGTTTATGCAAGGAATGAAGTCCCCGACAGGTAACATGAGACCAAATGTGCCAATGTCCAGTccaaacaataatttgataaaaaatgtaaCCAATATAAGTCAGAGTCCTAGGCCTCCTCAGCAGCAAATGATGATTAATAGGACTTCGACATTCCAGACCCAACAAAATATTAACTCTGTAAATATACCAAACTTCAGCTCTAGTCAACAACAAGTTCAACAGCCGTTCCAAAACAGTTTCAATCTACCAAATATTCAAAATGTAGGACAGATAAATGCAGGTAGTGTAAATGTTCCAAGTTCGTCTTTCCAGCAGTTCACATATCAACAGCCACAGCAGCAAATGCCAAATCAAAATACAATGGCAAGTGAAATGCAAATGTCTCAAAATATTAATGATAAATCGTCAAATATGATTCCATTCCAAAATACTAGTCCCAACCAGAATGTACAGTTCAGACCAACATACACAGTTGGTACACCTCAGAGGACAATAACGCCATCAGCTTCTCCTAGACCAACCCCTTCTCCAGCTCGCACGCCTGATTTGAATGCTCACACTTCTCCAAATTCTCAGGGAAATTTAAATCAACTTGTCTCACCTACGATGGTCTCTAGACCCAACACAACACCTGCATCTAGTCCGTTCCATGTACCAAACAGGTCTGATGCTAATATTGCAGTTAGTCAGGCACAGATTCTTACAAATTCGTTTGGAAATATAAGCAATACAAATACGGTATCTGTAAATAATCAGAGCAATACATTACCAAATCAGCTTGTGTCTGTGAGTGTAGGTCAAACTAATTTAAATAGTATGGGACAGATGAGTCCAAGTGTTGGACAAGTCAAAAATGTAAACGTAGAAATCTATCAGCTCCAGCAACAAATTCAACAGCTGCATAATCAGCCTCAGACACAACAAACTCAGCAACAAATGTTAGACTTGCAAGAACGTGTTAGGACATTAAGAGCACAGCAAGAACTGAACAGTCAACGTCAAAAACAGCAGGCCGCACAATCATTTCCAACTTATCAGATTCAAAATCAGCAAATGCAACCAAGTCCTCAGAGACCAGCTATAATTCAAGTTCAACAGCCCCAGTTGCAACCAAGACAACAAATTGTTCAGATTCAGCAGCCATTTCCAAACCAGCAGCAACCCATTCAACAACAACAAATGCAGCCTCAAGGACAGAGAATTCTACTTGTATCCAATAACATGGCAGGTCAGCCTCAAAGATTCCTGCAAACCATGTCACAGGCTCCTGGTCAACAGTTTGTTCAACAACCACAACAAAAGGTTGTATTGATTCAG CAGCAACAAGCACAGCCTGGTCAGCAGATCAGATTGATTGCCCAAGGACAACCACAGAATCAGATGCCGCCATCATCTATGGCCATGGGAAGTGGTAATGTTCCAATGTCTGTTGTACAGATCCAGTTACCACAGAAAACAGACATCCTACCTAAACTTGAAGATGACGAAGAAGGGGGAGACAAATCAGTACAGAAAGTGAAAGCACAAGAGAAAGCAAATCAAATTGTGGCAGAAGCTGTGGCCAAAGCTCAGGCTGCCGGAAATACACAGATTCCAAAGGTGATGACGCCACCACCGATTCCCTCAACTGTTGGGGATGCTGAAGCACCTGGTAGTGAGGAGGATGGTAAGAAAAAGTCAGCAAAGAAAAGACCGAAGAAAAAAGGAAAAGCATCAAAGGATAAGAAAGAATTTGATGATGATGGTGAATCAAAGGAAAAGAAATCGAAAGTAGAGAGGCCAAAGTCtgtcaagaaaaagaaaaa acCACCAGCAACATTCTTGAAAAGCAAGAAAAGGAAGCGAAATGGATCTTCAGATGGATCAGATGTGGAAATTAAAATTACACCGCCACCGTCACCTGAAAATGATGAAGATAGTGGTATACAG aaaagaagatCAGCTAGAAATACCAAGAGAAAGAAATATCTTGATGAAGTTGACCTGAACCTTTCAGATGATGATACTTTAGATGTAGATACTGAGGCGGCAGTTAGTGATACTGTTAATGCCACAGGAGGAGCTGTAACTAAACCGGTACCTTTTCTGTCGTCTGTG GAGACAACTGTTGCTGTACCTCTAGAAGAAGAATCAATGGTTGTTGAGAAAATTCTTGGCGCGAGGATGAGAAAGCTTGATAAAGAT attgatGTGGTCAATGATGATGAAGAAGCTCAACCTGAGGAAGAAGTGGAAGAATACTTTGTCAAATACAAAAACTT ctCATACTTGCATTGTGAATGGAAAACAATAACAGAACTAGAAAGAGACAAAAGAATTCACATGAAACTGAAAAGATTTAGGGCTAAAAGGGAGCATTTGGATCTTTTTGAAACg GTGGATGAGGATGAATTATTCAATCCAGATTATGTAGAGGTTGACCGTGTGATGGAAGTTTCTGTAACGTCTGATCCAGTAACAGAGGAAGAGGTGACTCACTTCCTTGTAAAATGGCGAGGTCTGCCGTATGAGGACAGTACTTGGGAACTACAGCAAGATGTTGATCCAGAAAaagttaaattgttttataaattcaGAGATCCTCCACCTGAGGAAGACCGAGAG GTTCCTGCTAGACCTAGCAGAGATGAATGGGTACAAATTCCAGAAACTAAAACCTACAAAGGAGGTAACACTTTGAGGGAATATCAATTGGAAGGTGTAAATTGGTTGACATTCAACTGGTATAAACA TCAAAACTGTATATTAGCTGACGAGATGGGTCTGGGTAAGACCATCCAGAGTATAACATTCCTACATGAGATTGTAGAATATGGAATAAAGGGACCATTTCTAGTGGTTGTACCACTGTCAACTCTGGGTAACTGGCAGAGAGAATTTGAGACTTGGACTGATATGAATGCTATTGTATATCATGGAAG TAACACCAGTAAATTTATGTTACaagaatatgaaatgttttacaaAGATGAAGAAAGACAAAGAATACCAGACTTGACTAAATTCACTGTGTTAGTTACAACATTTGAGATTATTATATCTGACTGTGAATTATTAAGTTCTATAGACTGGCGATGTTTAATTATTGACGAAGCACACaggctgaaaaataaaaagtgtaaatTAATGGAAGGATTAAGATATGTGGATTGT GAACATCGAGTGTTACTGACAGGAACTCCCCTACAAAACAATGTTGAGGAATTATTCAGTTTACTCAACTTTCTAGAACCTGAACAATTTAATTCTTCACAAACATTCTTAGCAGAGTTTGGCAATTTAAGAACTGATGATCAAGTCGACAAGTTAAAAGCACTTCTGAAACCTATGATGCTTAGGCGATTAAAAGAAGATGTAGAAACCTCTCTAGCAGCAAAGGAAGAAACAATTATTGAAGTGGAATTGACTAACATACAAAAGAAATATTATCGTGCTATTCTTGAAAggaattttacttttttgtctAAAGGTTCGACTACCTCTGCTAATGTACCAAATCTTCTAAATACAATGATGGAGTTGAGGAAGTGTTGTAATCATCCCTATCTAGTCAAAG GTGCTGAAGACATGATCATAAGGGAAACTAAAGAAAAGGAAAATAAACCAGAATTGGATATGTTTGATATACATAGATTAATGGTGCAATCCTCTGGAAAACTTGTACTAATGGACAAACTTTTACCAAAGCTTAAACAAGGTGGACATAAAGTGCTGATATTCTCTCAAATGATAAAAGTGCTAGATATTTTAGAGGATTATTTGATTCAAAGAAG gtatttatatgaaagattaGATGGTAGAATTACTGGTATAATGAGACAGGAAGCCATTGACAGATTCTCTAAGCCTGATTCAGATAGATTTGTATTCTTACTATGTACAAGAGCTGGTGGTTTAGGTATTAATCTGACTGCAGCTGATACTGTTATTATCTATGACTCGGACTGGAACCCACAGAATGACTTGCAG GCCCAAGCTAGATGTCACAGAATTGGACAGAGCAAAGCTGTGAAGGTGTACAGATTAATCACCAGGAATTCCTACGAGAGAGAAATGTTTGACAGAGCTTCTCTCAAGTTGGGTTTAGACAAGGCTGTGTTGCAATCTATGGGAGGAGATAAGGCTGCTAATCCT agggaacagttaacaaaaaaagaaatagaagAACTATTGAGAAAAGGAGCTTATGGTGCTTTAATGGATGATGACAAAGCTGGAGACGATTTCTGTGAGGAAGATATCGACCAGATTCTACAGAGGAGAACCCAGGTTATACAGATAGAATCAGAAGGCAAAGGATCCACTTTCTCCAAA GCAAGTTTTACCATGAGTGAGAACAGAGATGACATTGACATCAATGATCCAAACTTCTGGCAAAAATGGGCAAAGAAGGCAGATGTGAATGCAGATGAGGACAAG AATGAGCTGATAGTTGAGGTGCCAAGACAGAGGAAACAAACTGCTCGTTACGGAAATGATGAGGCAGCCCTGGAAATGTCTGAATTAGAATCCTCGTCAGATGATGAAGAGGGAGGTGGAAATGATGAAGATGGCGAAGGAAAGGGGCGTGGTAGAGGAAAGAAGGGCAAGAAAGGTCGGCGTGGTAGGGGCAGAGATTCAGATGATGATTTTGATGCTCGTGGTGCAGCAGGAGAGATGTATTCAAGATCAGATTGTTTCAAAGTGGAGAAGAATCTCTTAGTTTATGG atggGGAAGATGGACAGATATTGTTAGTCATGGCAGGTTCAAGAGAATACTAGCAGCTAAGGATGTTGAAACAATTGCAAGAGCTTTG CTTATGTATTCATTGAAAGTTTACAAAGGAGATGAGAAGATCAAAGAATTTATATGGGATTTAATATCTCCTGCAAATGATGGTTCCTTGAAGAATCATTCAG gtTTATCTGCACCAGTTCCTAgaggaagaaaaggtaaaaataaaCCAACAAAGAAAGAGAAGGAGTCAGAACATGAAATAGAAATGGCTAAATATCACATAGATCCCGAGTCTGTTCTCAAAGACACTGGTTACAAAAGACATCTGCATCGCCATGCCAACAA AGTATTATTGAGAGTTAGACTGCTGTATTACCTTAGAGAAGAAATCATTGGTCATGCTGCAGACAAAATAAACAAAGGACTTGATGTCAG tGAAATAGATATACCAAGAGCAAATGTAGAAGGGGATCCCCCAACTTTATGGTGGGATGGATTATCTGACAGATCCTTGTTGATTGGTGTATTTAAACATG GCTATGAGAAGTACAATCGAATGAGAAATGATCCTTTGTTGTGTTTCCTGTCACGCTGTGGACCTCCAGCTGGGGCTGCTCTGGCTGCAGAACAAAATGATGATGATGA TGACGACATGGATGATACTAAGGGTAATATAAGTACATTGAAGGACGAGGATGAAGACACATGTACCTCTGTGATCTCTAATCAGGACAGTAACATGGCTAAGGAGACACCTAATGTTACAACTGAAGGAGGAGATGATGATGGGGAGAAGTTACCATGGCCTACCATGTCTGATCTTAATACCAGACTCAGGAGAATTATCACCAGCTTCCAACGTAGTCATAAAAGACAAATGTTGAAGGATGCACAAAGGGCAAAG agaATGGAAAGAAGAGAGAGATATGATGTAGTAAGCAGATACAAGGATGAAGAGAAAATTCAATATCAACAAAG TCACTGGACGCGGAGAGAGGAGTCTGATTTCTATCGTATTATATCTACGTTTGGAGTGGAATTTGATCTGTTTACAGGCAGATATAAGTGGGATAGATTCAGGACATTAGCTAGGTTGGAGAAGAAACATGATGACACTTTAACAGAATATTTCCAAGCATTTTACCACATGTGCATGCGAGTCTGCAAGAAATTCAAAAATGATGATGATG CACTGCCTCCAAACAATATATATGTGGAACCAATATCTGAAGAGAGAGCTAGTCGTAGTCTTGCCAGAATTGATCTCCTGAATAAAATACGAACTGAAACTTTGGCACATCCTAAATTTGATGAGCGTGTCAAGTTATGTCAAACGTCCTATGATCTTCCATCATGGTGGATTTGTGGCAAACATGACAAAGATCTACTCAGAGGAGCTGCTAG gCATGGTGTAGTGCGCACTGATGAATTTATACTTAATGACCCAGCATTGTCTTTCAAAGATGTGTTCAGGAATAAACGTCCATATGTAAATTCCCCTCATTTTATGCAGTCACCTGGTGCCAGCCAGACACCAGTCAAAGTTAAAA ATAAGGAAGAAGAAACTGAATTGGAAATAAAAGCAATGATAGAGAAAATCAAAAGGGAGTCTAATAAAGATAAACCAGAAAGTGATCCTCAAGATGTGAAAAAGGAACAAACATCTCCTGATAAAAAGTCTGATGATCTTGAACATGACTTAGACAAAGACATGAAAAAGGAAGTGAATTCTCCTGATAAAAAAACTAACGACAGTGAACAAGATGAAGAGGAGGAAAATAGAACTAGTAGTCCTGATAGtaataaagaactgaagaaggaTATCAAAACTGAAGTGAAAGTAGAAAGTGAAAGTGACATAAAAGAGGAAGCCAATTCTGACCAAGATTGTCAAGAAAAGAGTGAAGATTTGTCTGTAGTTAAGAAATCTGTTGtagataatgatgatgatgaagcTACTGATATTGAACATGATGTTTCTGATAATGAAACTACTAACGACACTGAAGTCAAATCTGAGGATCAAAATGATAGTGAGAAATCTCCAGTGAAAGTCAAATCAGAAAAATCTCCAGAAAAAGTTAAGTCTCCTGGAGACATTAAAACAGAGGATGAAGAAAAGGATTCGGAAGATCTATATACagaagtaaaaaaagaaaaagtgaaaGAGGAAGATAGTGAAAAGTTCaccaaagaagatgtg GAGTTACAGAAGCTTATAAATGAAGAAGATAATTTAGATCCCAGATTGTCAGCCATTCCAGCAGATTTTCTACAGTGGCCAAAG GACAGGGTAATCTTCCATCGTCTAGAACATATATGTTACTGTGTTGAGACTGGAGAATGGCCATTCCCAAAGAGGATGTCGAACATTCCTATGAACTATGACTCCAGAAGTGCCACGCCCCTCGGATCATCGACACCCAGAGATGACCAAGATCTGAGCCAATCAGATGCTGGGGATTCTGTCTATGATGGGATCAAG GGTGATGGATTAAAAATGACATTCCACAAACGCAATGCTAAAGAACAAAAATTTGATG GTCGAATGGCCCATCTGTTGAATCAGTCTGCAGCAGGCTCTAGTGATAACGACAGTCAGTCTGAATCTCTGACACCACGATCTCAG ACTCCTGCTGATTTACTTTCCAATGGATCAGGTCCAGAATTTGATCCTGTTCTCCTTCAAAGGAGTATG ATGGAACATGCTTTGATGTTCCCAGGCAGCAGACAACGGAGGGGACGGAAAAGGAAAGCTGAGAAGATGGCTGAACTTGCTATGCAAGAGGCTCTTGCAAGAAGGGAACACTCAAAGAATGTAGTTGGACATGATCCTG AATCCCGAGTACCTGTGATAAATCTGGAAGATGGCAGCCGATTGTCAGGTGATGAAGCTCCACAGAAGAAAGATTTAGAGAAATGGTTGGACGAACATCCTGGATACATGATAGCTGATTGTGAAGAGGATTTTTATGAT GATATACCAAGACGTGGCAGAAAGTCTCGTCTAGATCCATCTATGATTGATCCTATGATGATGACTGGTGAAGAAAATGTCTCCGTTGTAAATAGAATCACAGGCAAAAAG ATTACTGGTGCCAAAGCCCCACCATTGAAGTATTTAACAGAATGGTTAGAACAAAATCCCCTTTATGATGTAGATTCCAAATGGTCTGATATTGTTCGTAGTAAG GTTAATTTACCAAAGTCATTACAGAGTCGTGTTGTGACACCCAGCAGAGGCAGGAAACCAAAGGACACTTTATCATCGTCAATGATGGGTTCAGACATTCCATTCAGTGCTGCATCATTAGCTGGGCTATCAGGATTCCATAGTCCTGGTCTAATGTCTATGTCTGGATTACCAAAACTACC